The following coding sequences are from one Dermacentor andersoni chromosome 5, qqDerAnde1_hic_scaffold, whole genome shotgun sequence window:
- the CycH gene encoding cyclin-H — MFSTSTQSKCWIFKDEGQISRLRKAANDRFINRQQNANRSPDDFLSPEEERTIYKHYEFTLRDFCKKFQPPVPRSVIGTSFHYFKRFYLNHSVMDYHPKHMLVTCVYLACKVEEFNVSIAQFVSNVRGDREKATDIILNNELLLMQQLKYHLTIHNPYRPLEGLLIDLKTRCSQFPDPEKLRLYMDDFLERTLFTDAMLLMAPSQIALTAVLYAANKAQANFETYITDFLFAGSPRETLHHIKDTVKKLWLMVRAIEVPPKEKVRACEQKLEKCRNQENNPDSQVYKRKMQDGLDDDHQSSSKYARTSEEHRQVDDSMGGSSALESSP; from the exons ATGTTTTCCACTAGCACTCAAAGCAAGTGCTGGATTTTTAAAGACGAGGGTCAAATCTCAAGGCTCAGGAAAGCAGCAAATGACAGATTCATCAACCGACAGCAAAATGCGAACAGGTCTCCG GATGACTTTCTTTCACCGGAAGAAGAGAGGACAATCTACAAGCATTACGAGTTCACCCTCCGAGATTTCTGCAAAAAATTTCAACCTCCTGTTCCCAGGAGCGTGATC GGTACGTCGTTCCATTACTTCAAGCGCTTCTACCTCAATCACTCTGTGATGGACTACCACCCTAAGCACATGCT AGTGACCTGTGTTTACCTGGCCTGCAAAGTGGAGGAGTTCAATGTTTCCATTGCACAATTTGTCAGCAATGTGCGTGGAGACAGAGAAAAGGCCACAGACATCATCCTGAACAATGAACTTCTGCTCATGCAGCAATTGAAGTACCATCTCACCATTCACAACCCTTATAGGCCACTTGAAGGGCTCCTAATAGATCTCAAG ACAAGGTGTTCTCAGTTTCCAGACCCGGAAAAGCTGAGGCTATACATGGATGACTTCCTTGAGCGAACTCTCTTCACAGATGCAATGCTTCTCATGGCACCATCCCAG ATTGCCCTCActgctgttctgtatgctgcTAACAAAGCCCAGGCCAACTTTGAAAC ATACATAACAGACTTCCTGTTTGCTGGCAGCCCACGTGAGACGCTTCACCACATCAAGGACACTGTCAAAA AGCTGTGGCTTATGGTAAGAGCCATCGAGGTGCCTCCAAAAGAGAAGGTACGCGCCTGTGAACAGAAGCTTGAGAAGTGTAGGAACCAGGAGAACAACCCAGACAGCCAAGT GTACAAACGCAAAATGCAAGATGGGCTAGATGATGATCACCAGTCAAGCTCAAAATATGCCAGGACTTCGGAG GAGCACCGGCAAGTGGATGATTCAATGGGAGGATCAAGTGCCTTAGAAAGTTCCCCGTAG